One candidate division KSB1 bacterium genomic region harbors:
- a CDS encoding ATP-binding protein — MTKAFFIVTTFFLTICRSQVAIAQEWTVYTTADGLVENSISMIQEDTKGYLWFMSDFDGVSRFGGVRFQNFDSANGLPSNNIYYTFADREGNFWFATDRGVSRHDGKHFKNLTVADGLAGNFVTFILQDRENHLWFATDQGISDYDGTTFINYTTVDEIQLSTVTFMLEDRQNILWFATTDGIFKYDGKAFQVVANRNDLPPVHIIFEDGQGNLWFGAEDGVYQKRRNDSALAGPLIPTDVSSIVEDALGNLWFASTSLGVIEHEFDTSRFIMPRELADKTVYSMLADTRGEMWFGTDVGITGYNGEAFENFTQINGKQFNSVRCIWQDRDGNLWFGTENGLLKYRLNNLWHYTENDGLINNSVKVVIEGTDETLWLGTEKGVSYYDGEAFHDFKLLGEDQSVLSMLQDSKGTLWIGTTGTLYRNSNPFRENKTLTAVRSMIEEESGNLWFATASGVVFYDGRLFRSFPVENSREMLLDSKGRLWIGTWDSGIYKYDHGDSLTNYTMADGLGSNHVTWILESQNGDLWFGLRSGISPSPGARVARGGLCRFDGHSFENFTRDDGLISDVINVALEDNEGYLWLGTDNGVMKCESLIVDDSLRVETITRANGLLSNYVASIYLDRSGNFWFGTDKGVSKFDGENFQNILLEEDFGFGFVKNIFEDSDGAIWLTSTNSGVIKYTPPAKEVHPRILITQIEADKIYSDNFDSIRVPSNRRVSFEYTAISFKTNPEIMRFQYMLEGHDSGWRPSTFERRVHYEDLIAKNYKFKVRAIDEDLHYSSPPASIDISVFQPFYLTTLFMAIMILTGIVTIGGTGYLIVQVRSQRRIAASFREKLQLQKEAERVQAAKMESLSQLVAGVAHEINTPIGAITGNNDIISRAVAKIKDHLGEERNSKNPENEHLLKAFAILENTNQASILASERIAKIVTNLRRFVRLDEAERQTADVHEGLNSATALLEAELGGRIVFKREYGDIPKIYCSPTNLNQAFMAILKNAVDAIKDNGEIKIKTAELDENLRIEISDDGTGIPQENIARIFDPGFTTKGVKVGVGLGLSICYKIIVDEHRGHIDVSSKPDKGTTFTINLPIRFEANSKA; from the coding sequence ATGACAAAAGCGTTTTTTATTGTTACAACATTCTTTCTAACCATTTGCCGGAGCCAGGTCGCAATTGCCCAGGAATGGACCGTTTATACCACCGCAGATGGACTGGTTGAGAATTCAATTTCAATGATACAGGAAGATACAAAAGGCTATCTCTGGTTTATGTCTGACTTTGATGGCGTCAGCAGATTCGGTGGCGTTCGTTTTCAAAATTTTGACAGTGCAAACGGGCTACCCAGTAATAATATCTATTACACATTCGCTGATCGGGAAGGCAATTTCTGGTTCGCAACTGACCGCGGTGTGAGCAGGCACGACGGCAAGCACTTTAAGAACCTGACTGTCGCTGATGGATTGGCAGGTAACTTCGTGACTTTCATATTGCAAGACCGCGAGAATCATTTATGGTTTGCAACAGACCAGGGTATCAGCGATTACGATGGAACGACATTTATTAACTATACAACTGTCGATGAAATTCAACTGAGCACTGTGACTTTCATGCTGGAAGATCGCCAAAATATTCTCTGGTTTGCCACGACAGATGGAATTTTTAAATATGATGGCAAAGCATTTCAAGTCGTGGCCAATCGCAATGATCTTCCGCCGGTGCATATTATTTTTGAAGACGGACAAGGGAATTTGTGGTTTGGAGCTGAGGATGGCGTTTATCAAAAACGGCGCAATGATTCGGCATTGGCAGGACCGCTCATCCCGACCGATGTTTCTTCTATCGTGGAAGATGCGCTGGGCAATCTGTGGTTTGCTTCGACTTCGCTTGGCGTCATCGAACATGAATTTGATACCAGCCGCTTTATTATGCCACGGGAATTGGCGGACAAAACCGTGTACTCGATGTTAGCAGACACACGAGGAGAGATGTGGTTCGGCACAGATGTGGGGATCACTGGATATAATGGCGAAGCTTTCGAGAATTTTACACAGATCAATGGTAAACAATTCAATTCTGTTCGATGCATCTGGCAGGATAGAGACGGCAATCTATGGTTTGGCACCGAAAACGGTTTGCTCAAGTACCGACTGAATAACCTGTGGCATTATACAGAAAACGACGGTCTCATAAACAATAGTGTGAAAGTGGTAATAGAAGGTACGGATGAAACACTGTGGCTCGGCACGGAAAAGGGTGTTAGTTATTATGACGGTGAAGCATTTCATGATTTTAAATTATTGGGTGAAGACCAAAGCGTTTTGTCTATGCTGCAAGATAGCAAAGGCACCTTATGGATTGGAACCACTGGAACGCTTTATAGGAATTCCAACCCCTTCAGAGAAAACAAGACATTGACTGCTGTTCGATCCATGATTGAAGAAGAGTCTGGGAATTTATGGTTTGCGACAGCGTCCGGAGTTGTTTTTTACGACGGCAGGCTCTTTCGTAGTTTTCCGGTCGAAAATAGCCGGGAAATGCTTCTTGACAGCAAAGGTCGTTTATGGATTGGGACCTGGGATTCCGGTATCTATAAATATGATCACGGCGACAGCCTGACGAACTATACGATGGCAGACGGTCTCGGCAGCAACCATGTCACCTGGATACTGGAGTCCCAAAATGGTGATTTATGGTTTGGATTGAGAAGTGGTATCTCGCCGTCCCCTGGCGCAAGAGTGGCTCGGGGCGGGTTGTGCCGTTTCGACGGCCACAGTTTTGAGAATTTTACCAGGGATGATGGACTCATTAGTGATGTAATAAACGTCGCGCTGGAAGATAATGAAGGATACTTATGGCTTGGAACTGATAATGGTGTGATGAAGTGTGAGAGCCTCATCGTCGACGATTCCTTAAGGGTCGAAACCATAACCAGAGCGAACGGCTTACTGAGCAATTATGTTGCTTCAATTTATTTGGACCGGTCCGGTAATTTTTGGTTTGGTACTGATAAAGGTGTCAGCAAGTTCGATGGAGAAAATTTCCAAAACATTTTATTGGAAGAGGATTTCGGTTTTGGATTTGTTAAAAACATATTCGAAGATAGTGATGGCGCAATATGGCTGACCAGTACAAACAGCGGCGTGATAAAATATACGCCACCGGCAAAGGAAGTCCATCCGCGGATCCTTATTACTCAAATTGAAGCAGATAAGATTTATAGTGACAACTTTGACTCCATTAGAGTTCCTTCCAACAGACGCGTCAGTTTTGAATATACAGCGATCAGCTTTAAAACCAATCCGGAGATAATGCGATTCCAATATATGTTGGAGGGACACGATTCCGGCTGGCGGCCCTCCACTTTTGAAAGGAGAGTCCATTATGAGGACTTGATAGCAAAGAATTACAAATTTAAGGTACGAGCAATCGATGAGGATTTACATTATTCGAGTCCGCCGGCATCCATTGACATCTCGGTTTTTCAGCCGTTCTATTTGACAACACTATTCATGGCGATAATGATCCTAACTGGAATCGTAACAATTGGTGGTACGGGCTATCTGATTGTACAGGTGAGAAGCCAACGAAGGATTGCTGCCAGCTTTCGCGAAAAACTCCAACTGCAAAAGGAGGCGGAGCGGGTACAGGCAGCCAAAATGGAATCCTTAAGCCAGCTGGTCGCCGGTGTGGCGCATGAAATCAATACGCCTATTGGCGCGATTACCGGAAACAATGATATTATCAGCCGCGCAGTTGCAAAAATCAAGGACCATCTCGGCGAGGAACGGAATTCGAAAAACCCCGAAAATGAACATCTGCTCAAAGCATTTGCAATTTTAGAAAACACAAACCAGGCAAGTATACTTGCTTCAGAGCGAATTGCAAAAATAGTTACCAATTTGAGGAGATTTGTGAGGCTCGATGAAGCTGAGCGCCAGACGGCCGATGTCCATGAAGGATTGAATAGTGCAACTGCTTTGCTGGAAGCCGAGCTCGGGGGACGCATCGTTTTCAAAAGAGAGTATGGCGACATCCCTAAAATTTATTGTTCGCCAACCAACTTAAACCAGGCTTTCATGGCCATTCTAAAGAACGCCGTCGATGCCATAAAGGATAACGGAGAAATCAAAATTAAAACCGCGGAACTTGACGAGAATCTTAGAATTGAAATCAGCGATGACGGAACAGGTATTCCTCAGGAAAATATCGCTAGAATTTTCGACCCTGGCTTTACAACAAAAGGTGTGAAAGTCGGTGTTGGACTTGGGTTATCGATATGCTACAAGATTATTGTAGATGAGCATCGGGGCCACATAGACGTTTCCAGCAAACCTGACAAAGGGACGACTTTTACCATTAATTTACCGATCCGTTTTGAAGCCAACAGTAAGGCTTAG
- a CDS encoding class I SAM-dependent methyltransferase — translation MDFNNQAQNPNENFREFYDSVGRLYPEEKLVFKTLRGVIRRQFILSHLQKFKGVLLDLGCNRGYYISEYLNGKAIGVDISYPVLQEAKSRLPEISFLQGDAQQLAFLKPNSVDAILCSEMIEHVPNAQGVISECFRILKPGGDLLITTPNYKKEKPTWIKIGEMKSYGVRGVKDDTYFHTAFRPEELKEMAESAGFTNVETGTFEKEVKYSTRIPVVLYHLLNMLNTHLVHSGKLERANETMLNKSSLFIYRFCKIIGLNGFFVSLVKEGVRSYLFARRAE, via the coding sequence TTGGACTTCAATAATCAAGCTCAGAATCCAAACGAAAATTTTCGCGAGTTTTACGATTCGGTTGGCCGGCTTTACCCTGAAGAGAAATTGGTTTTTAAGACCCTGCGGGGGGTGATTCGCCGTCAGTTTATTCTTTCTCATCTTCAGAAATTCAAAGGCGTGCTGCTGGATTTAGGCTGCAACCGCGGCTACTATATTTCAGAATACCTGAATGGCAAGGCAATTGGCGTAGATATCTCCTACCCTGTTTTGCAAGAAGCAAAAAGCCGCCTTCCTGAGATAAGTTTTTTGCAAGGGGACGCTCAACAGCTTGCGTTTCTCAAGCCGAATTCAGTCGATGCGATTTTATGCTCAGAAATGATCGAGCATGTTCCAAATGCGCAAGGAGTCATTTCCGAGTGTTTTAGAATCTTAAAGCCCGGAGGTGATCTTTTGATTACAACGCCCAATTACAAGAAAGAAAAGCCTACCTGGATCAAAATCGGCGAGATGAAATCATACGGCGTGCGGGGCGTCAAAGATGACACGTATTTTCACACTGCATTTCGCCCGGAGGAATTAAAAGAAATGGCTGAATCTGCCGGATTTACAAACGTAGAAACCGGGACCTTTGAAAAAGAAGTCAAATACTCGACTCGAATTCCTGTGGTCCTTTATCACTTGTTGAATATGTTAAATACACATCTTGTCCATAGTGGTAAACTTGAGAGAGCCAATGAAACTATGCTGAACAAGAGCAGTTTGTTTATTTATAGATTTTGCAAAATTATTGGCTTAAATGGATTTTTTGTCAGCCTTGTGAAAGAGGGTGTGCGGTCTTATTTATTTGCGAGGAGGGCAGAATAA
- the dctP gene encoding TRAP transporter substrate-binding protein DctP: protein MNRWQSIFVVLPMMWATATAQTVDKEIIKWGTLATEASDWGQVLKQMNADLVKQSGGKLVIRFYFGRDEQDLVALLKNKQCDAVSLTTVGLGHILPAIGVFQQPMLFSKYEEWDYVKDNLTDEFANRFDKVGCTFLGWADIGFIYLFSKEPIRTQTDLQKSKVWAWTLDPIAQAFASAAGREPVLLPIESVLTALRNDEIQTVYTSPLACIVYQWQTQVKYLTDLPLTVGIGAAIMDKGRFERLSKEHRDLLQRLAKKYHEQLVNRIRESNEESLRVLQERGLKIIAVPQMEKRKWRQVLVRVQNQFIGQLYEKDLLDQIRNLVKQYRNKNN, encoded by the coding sequence ATGAATAGATGGCAAAGCATCTTCGTGGTGCTGCCGATGATGTGGGCCACAGCCACCGCGCAGACAGTGGATAAAGAGATAATTAAATGGGGTACATTAGCGACAGAGGCCTCGGATTGGGGACAGGTTTTGAAACAAATGAATGCCGATTTGGTGAAGCAAAGCGGTGGCAAGCTTGTAATACGATTTTACTTTGGCCGCGATGAGCAGGATTTGGTTGCCTTATTGAAGAATAAGCAATGTGACGCTGTGTCTCTAACCACAGTCGGACTGGGGCATATTTTGCCCGCAATTGGTGTCTTCCAACAGCCCATGTTGTTCTCCAAATATGAGGAGTGGGACTATGTGAAGGATAATCTGACCGATGAATTTGCAAACCGATTTGATAAGGTGGGGTGCACATTCCTGGGTTGGGCAGATATAGGTTTTATTTACCTTTTTTCGAAAGAACCGATCAGAACCCAAACGGATCTGCAGAAATCCAAAGTCTGGGCCTGGACCTTGGACCCAATAGCACAGGCCTTTGCGTCTGCAGCAGGACGCGAACCGGTCTTGCTACCCATTGAAAGCGTTTTGACTGCTTTGCGGAATGATGAAATACAAACCGTTTATACCTCTCCGCTGGCATGCATCGTCTATCAATGGCAAACGCAAGTCAAATATTTGACTGACCTTCCACTTACTGTTGGAATAGGCGCGGCCATTATGGATAAAGGGCGGTTTGAGCGCTTAAGCAAAGAACACAGAGATCTTTTACAAAGACTTGCAAAAAAATACCACGAGCAACTCGTCAACAGAATTCGAGAAAGCAATGAGGAGTCGCTCCGAGTTTTGCAAGAACGGGGTCTGAAAATAATCGCTGTCCCGCAAATGGAAAAGAGGAAATGGCGGCAAGTCTTAGTGCGAGTGCAAAACCAGTTCATAGGGCAACTTTATGAGAAAGACTTACTGGATCAAATCAGAAATCTGGTAAAGCAGTACCGTAACAAAAATAATTAA